ACACACATCCTCATATAAAGGCTCACCGACTGCCCCTGGCTCTTTTGTCCTGTCATTTACAGTGATCAGCTTTACGGTATCCGGCAGCTGGCTTAAGAAATATTTGGAAGAGAACGGGCGATACAGATGGACATCGATATATCCAACCTTCTCCCCCCTCGCCATCATATGATCGACCGTTTCGCGGACGCAGCCGCTGGAGGAACCCATGACCACGATCACGCGGTCCGCGTCCGGTGCGCCATAATAATTAAATGGTTTATAGTCACAGCCGGTCAGTGCATTGATCTTATTCATATATTCTTCCACAATCTCCGGAAGCGCATCGTAGTAACTGTTGCAGGCCTCACGGCTCTGGAAATAGGTGTCCGAATACTGACCGGTCGTACGCAGCACCGGATGTTCCGGGTTCAGCGCATTCCTTCTGAACTTATCCAGTTCCCCCCAGTCAACCAGCTTCTTTAAATCCTCGTAATCCAGGCACTCTACTTTCTGGATCTCATGAGAAGTACGGAACCCATCAAAGAAATGTAAAAAAGGAACATGCCCTTTGATTGCTGCCAGATGGGATACTGCTCCAAGATCCATCGCTTCCTGCACACTGGATGACGCCATCATGGCGAATCCGGTCTGGCGGCAGGCCATAACATCTGACTGTTCTGCAGAAATGGAAATGGCATGAGTTGCCACATTCCTCGATGCCACATGAATAACCCCCGGCTTCAGCTGTCCCGCAATCCGGTACATGGTCGGAATCATCAACATCAGGCCCTGAGATGCTGTATAGGAAGAAGACAATACTCCGCCGTCCAGTGCACCGTGCATCGCGGATACGGCGCCGCACTCAGACTGCATCTCAACCAGCTTCACCTGCTGGCCAAAAATATTCTTCATTCCATTTGCCGACCACTTGTCGACCAGTTCCGCCATCGGTGAAGACGGAGTGATCGGGTAAATCGCCGCTACTTCAGTAAATGCATAGGAGGCATAAGCTGCTGCTTCATTTCCATCCATTGCTCTTTTTACTTTGCTCATGATTTTCTACCTTTCTTCCTCTGAGCCGCATATGTTCTCTTCCCTTAAAACAGCTGCAGTTCACATTTTTACAATTTGTTACTGAGAATTTTCAATAAGTTTAACGTATTAGTATAACGTTCATCCTATGGCACAAATAATAGTTTAACGTTTTACTTTTGTCAAGATATTTCTGATATCCTTTTCCAATTCCAGCATTTTATCCAGTTCCATTTACATATTTTTGTAAGTTTTGCACAGTGCCGTTTCTGTTTGCTTGACAAATGGGGTCTCAATAGATAAGATAGAGTTTAGTAAAACAATTATTATGGATGAGGCAATAAAACCTGATTCCACCGGAGGTATTGGATGGCTACTATAAAAGATGTCGCAAAATCAGCAGGCGTTTCCGTCACTACTGTTTCTATCATAATCAATGGTAAATCAGAAGAAAGAAAGATTTCCGCTGCAACGCAGGAGCGCGTGCAGGATGCCATGCGCGAATTGGGATATCAGCCTAATTTAAGCGCCCGCCGTCTGCGCTCACAGGACAGTAAAAAACCTGTCATTGCATTTTTCTGGCCTCTGGACTATCGCACCTCGATCCTTGCTTCATTTATGAATTCTCTGCAGGTCGAAATCCAGCGTATTGGTTTTGACTGCGAACTGGTCATTCAAACTTACGAAAATGATAAATTAGACCAGTATGATGCTTCGATTTTAAAAAACGGATACAGCGGTATTGTGATAGGAGCCTGTTCCAACAGTGATTTAAAATACTTAGAACAGCTTTCCCCGCAAATGCCTTTAATTCTGATCAACCGCTATTCAGAGCACTTTTCCACGGTATGCACAGACAACCGGGAAATCGGTCTGATGGCTGCAAGACAATTTCGGCAGCGAGGATATACGGAAGCCGCTGTCATCGCCTCCCAGCACTCTTACGTGGCAACCGGCCTCCGCACCCAGGCTTTCCTGTATGCATGCTCTCAACTTGGTATTAACGTCCTCAGCGAGCATATTTTTAAAAATCTGGGGACAATAGGCGGCGGATACCATGCAGCAGAAGCCTACTGCAACACACCCAATCCGCCCAAAGTGATTTTCTGTGATTCAGATGCTATGGCAATTGGTGCACTAAGCGCTTTTCATAAACACCAGAAGCAGATTCCAGAGGATGTTGAGATCCTCTCCATCGCCATGCTCGATCCCGAACATGCTGAACATACCATTCCGCCTCTAAGTGTGATCAAGATGCCCAATGAGGAGATTGGCAAGCAGTTAGTCGATATCCTGCAGGAAAAGATCACAACAAATAATCTGGAACCTACCCATATCAACCTGGAAGCTACTCTTGTTTTGCGCGAAAGTTTCCTCGGTATTCCGAAATCATAATATCAGCGTGCTTTTTAAGGGTCCGGTTTCCCGGATCCTTTTTGTCATTTATCAGTCTTAATATTTCTGCTCCTGCTGATTCCGATATTCCTATTTTTCCAAATTTTGATTTCTTTGAGTTCCCAAATTGGGGCTTGACAAACACGATTTGTTATAGTATTGTTGTTTTAACGTTTTAGTTTAACGTTACACTTATCCTGATTTATAATTCCTACTTCCCGATTTGGAATTATCAACCCAATAACACGAATCACCTTAGAAAGAAAAGGATGTGATACTTTGTTCTGGAATAAACGATCAAAGCTTCCAGATGGTATAGGTGCCGCCGACTTTATCGGTGCAGGCACTCCTCTAAAGTTCAACAGCGTAGAATTCCGAGATGGCCAGCAGTCGCTGTTCGCAACACGTATGACTACTGCCGATATGGTTCCGCTTCTGACCCGCATGGATCAGATTGGCTACGACAGTATGGAGATGTGGGGCGGGGCAACGTTTGATGTCGCTGTCCGTTTTTTAAAAGAAG
This portion of the Clostridium sp. AN503 genome encodes:
- a CDS encoding LacI family DNA-binding transcriptional regulator, with the protein product MATIKDVAKSAGVSVTTVSIIINGKSEERKISAATQERVQDAMRELGYQPNLSARRLRSQDSKKPVIAFFWPLDYRTSILASFMNSLQVEIQRIGFDCELVIQTYENDKLDQYDASILKNGYSGIVIGACSNSDLKYLEQLSPQMPLILINRYSEHFSTVCTDNREIGLMAARQFRQRGYTEAAVIASQHSYVATGLRTQAFLYACSQLGINVLSEHIFKNLGTIGGGYHAAEAYCNTPNPPKVIFCDSDAMAIGALSAFHKHQKQIPEDVEILSIAMLDPEHAEHTIPPLSVIKMPNEEIGKQLVDILQEKITTNNLEPTHINLEATLVLRESFLGIPKS